The Bombus vancouverensis nearcticus chromosome 11, iyBomVanc1_principal, whole genome shotgun sequence DNA window CAATGtgaacaaataaattttttctcaatcattttcgtgatatgacatttttaaaataatattgtttACAATAATACACGTTGCTTACTTGCGGCATAGTCATAGTAAAAATTGCAAATATAGTTTAGAGCAAGAATAAGTATTTTTCTAAGGTAActaatttttgtttcgtttaggataattattgatattataatGATAGAATCTTACCTCGTTTTGTCCCTGTGAAGTGCCTTGAGGTCGTCCGCTTTCGGCAACCGAAATCCCATTTTCGGTATCGTAACTGAACGTGTAAGTTCCATCTGGATAGGTATCTTTCTGTTGACTACGTATGGCTATAAACCTCCCAGGGCTATCGCAAAAGAGATAGGTATTCTATTATGCGGAAATTTAAATATGATCCAAGTGCATTTAAAATGTAATATCTTTAAAAcgtaaatataaaagaagagCTATATGTTATATTAATGTCATTATATGCCTTTTTATTTGCGACAGTTTGATAACTATATGTTTATAAATTGTCCCATTATTGactaaaaaatgaatattaatatttgtaaaataaaagatgTTATGCTCAAGAATATTAgtataatatttgatatttattattactaGACAGTATTGTTGAATAGTAATATGATGTAAATGCATACCTATACTGGGGTGTATATTGTGGTTGAACCGTTGGTTGATAGGCTGGCCTAGGTGTCGGTCGATAAGCATTTTGATTTGGGAAACCGCGAAATGCACCATATTGTCCTAAAGCGCAGCCAAATAAAGCGAACGCCAATAACTGAAATCGTCAACAATTTTAATATCAACTTTTCCAAGTTAACGCCATAAAGCGtgctaattttattatataaataccgTCTGATTGCATATTTCATGTTGTTAATAGATTTACAATACTTGTGGTACCTTTAAAATCGTTTTAGAACGTTACATCGCTATAACCTGTATCGTACTTTAACAATTTACGGTGCAAGATAACGATGCTACGATAATCAAATACTGCTATGATATAATTTCgcataaataaagaaatttcgccgagaaaaacgaaatttgtcaaaacaATTTTTGTTCTATAACCACACGATCAGATTGCACTTGTAACTAACTAATTATTTAAGGTAAAGAATATAAAACTGCAAAGAAACTATAATCAGTTTTATGCGACGTAATGAAATAATGCAATACCTTGTGAACTgatttatacatgtatattaataattatgatttttgaATATTGTAAATTCTcttattattgaattattttattgaaaattttgttCACTTTAATTTTAAATCACTTATATATTGATAGACGTGTAAAACGAACACTCACTATACGCTGCATGATGATGGTTGCTGTGTGTCGTCGCTTTGAGCAAGACCGAATCTGCAGTATCGTGTACAAGTACCTACTGCCAGCATTTATATGAAGACGCGCAAGAAGATTTTCCCTTCCCATTGCCTCTGTTCATATGTCTAACCATTCTCCTCATAGTTACTCGCCCTCACAATTTTGCCCCACCTCAGTTATGTTCTCGATCATCTTACATGCTAGAATTAATGTTTCTTTACGCAAATCTTTCAAGAACGAGTATCAGTCAATAGCAATTTGTTTGTCACCTACATATCTATTGCGTATCTATTGCTTTTATCGAGACATTTATCAGCAATTACGTAGTCGGGCCTGCTGTATCATATATTTTGTACAACTTTCATATTTATGACTGACActttataataatttcatattttttccgTTATTTCTgtaatttggaatttttatcaaagatttatgACAATAATATACAAGATTATGACAAGGGTGGGCTTCGTCTCAGTAAGTATGGATGAGCATTTCATTACTTGGCATTTCTAAGCCTTGTTTCATTCGTATTGTAGAAGATCATTTTGCACAATATTTGGCcttgttttatatttcgataaacaaactattattattataacaatATCACATAAGCAAAATAAAGTATAATTGGAATATAATAATGTACATGTATgttaaataagaattttattataGATGGTATTATAGAATgaatatttcgttaaaacggaaaagaaatataaacataatttagtaaataaataaataaataaataaataaataaataaataaataaataaatatatgtacaatatacaatatgcataataatatatattatatatataattattgttgatacctatgtatataataataagaataattattatttattttcttgatatatataacaaaaattttgaAACTATAAGAGCTACGCTTTGTATCTTAATTTCGATATTAGTCGTTAAAACGGGTTCGAGTCGTTATAGCAAAAGGTCGTTCCAAGATATAGAAGATTGTAACCTTACTTTCTAGTACATCTTTTCTAGGTTGTAAATATACCTTTTAGAATGCAAAATCCCTTAATCAAAGATGCATATTGACGAGATAAAGGAGAACAAAAGCAATAGATGACTACAAAGATACGTCGACGAACCAATAACGTTTTATCGCTTTTCTATGTTTCCtgtgatttattattatatatattacatatataaactCATGAAgttatcaaattttttaaacgagtaaattttcatttattacgtataatatttatatactatGCATAATGTGTAATTCcatgaaatttcaatataaatacttattttgttaatgttaaaaTATCGAAAACCAGTGATCAAGGTAGAGCACATTTGTAACGTTTGTACTATGCTCTTGATGGTTTACAGCTTATGCAATCTTATTGCTTTTCAGTAAGACCACACCTAAGGCCACCAATTTTGCTTAATCTGTACATTATGTGTAGTTGTAGGTGTATACACTTCATACATCATCAAAATATAGAAAAGAACGAAATATCATATGGTGCGCATGGAAAAATGAACATGCCATTTGTGAGCAGATCGTAGAACTGAATGTAAATATACTTGTAACAgttgaataataattttatctttttattttttgtctATTTCGCAGTAATTGCTGTAACGACATTCTTAATATTCAAATGTGTAATATTGTATTGAATCGATAGTAAACTTTAGAAATGAAAGACGATGTAACGAAGGTATAAGGAAAGGATGTAAATGTAAAGGGAAAATGCAAAACAAAATCTTTTTGCCTAAGGCTTCGTTTTTGAGAAAGTAGATTTTGAGAATGTTATGTATAAAGTGTTACCAACTTTGCTGAAATAATCTATATacctacatacatacatacatacatacatacatacatacatacatacatacatacatacatacatacatacatatatatatatattgctgcTGCGATAGTTGTCATAATCTGTAAGTAATATCTTcaatttttaacaaattatttcaGTACCTAGATAAAAGACAAATAACGACATACACATATGTGATTTTTCAATTGATCGGGGAGTTTGATAGAATTTTGGTaattctcaaaaaattgaataaaaatcgAGTCTCGAATAAAGAGCTATTTTAAGGATAAAAGGAGCAACACGTCAAAGTACGCGTGTTTTTTTGGTGGCAAAATTATCAATTTCAGCAATTTATACGTTtattttaaaacgttataattgAAGAAATTACTAAAAAGAAATGATCTTTTGCCTTATTGCGTATTTTTTACTATGCTTTTCTCAAATGTTGATGACCCAAGCGGAAGGATGTTATTCTTACACTATCTACTATACGGCAccttatatgtataattattttattatatgttgCAACGAATATAACAACCGAGAAATAGTAATCTGTAATCAAAAGCATCAAATAACAAGTGATTTGAGTAAGAACTGATTTATTTAGATTTCTAGAGAATTTACATCGATACAGTGAAAATATAACTTAAGAATTGTTATGTCTCCAAGTTATGTCTAAGGAGAGAAGATAATATGTATAGTACTCTTGCCAAAGGAAAGTACTTATACATCCATTCCAGAGCCTATGATAATTTTCTGTTGCGTTGAGAAATTAGATTTATGAATTAAAGACTCGAGTTTCTTTAacgaaatatgtaaatattgataaatttcaattattaatttaataataacgatattatatattattttattttaatatatcctTAAGCAGATTTTTAACTTACGTACTTGAATGTTCATAACTGAACTCGAAACTTGTTTTTTAGAATCTTGTTTAGTTTTACCTTGAAATAGTAGTACTTGGACTATGAATATCTATGCATAGAACAATTGGAATATAAATTTCTCATTACacgaaaaacaaaataaaataaaagtacaaGTTTCGAATTCTGTAAAGTAAACGTTGactttattatttacatatgtTGACTTTATGAAactgtaataatttatatatgttatattaataataatttatatcactATACGTTGCTACTACAtacttttctttattattttcctGCATCCGTGTATattctaaacattttaaattagaGTATATGTCAAGATTCAGGAAAGGATTCGTTTCATCGTTTCATCCAACGAATATAAAAAATAGTGTCTCTAGTTTAAAAAAGAAGCAAGATGCAGCAACGTGTAAATTTTGTACTTtattttccaaatcgtaaaaatttatttaaaaatataattaagagACTAAAATGTTGATCATTGGATAGACAGATTTTATTTACTTAAATGAGTTCgacaataaataatttactcAAGCACTTCTAATATCTATCAAAGTAcctttttaatgaaataaatagtGCTATTTGTTTAATTCTCGATATTACATTTGATTAAGCAGCTCTTAATTTAGTCAGCGATTAACATTGTTTAAAAGCGATAGATGATTTGTTCCTTGTATGTAAACGAGATCGAAGGAGAATCAGAAAGTGAAAAAAGATCTATGTCGACCTATTGGAGAAACGGAttggaaagaaaaatagaagcTATTTAAGGTTGTGTAGAGACGATCAGTTTGCATAATTCCTAGATACAGTTGATCTGGGAGGACCCCGTAGCTATGCGCTTCTATCCGTATCTTTACGAGACGGTAAGATATACTTGAGATGATGGGGCATACCTCGGCTGACGTGGCTAATAAAACGAGAAAGGTCAGACTGGATCCGAATAACTTTCAAGATCTAGCGACCACGCCGTAGCATAGAGTATTTTACCTTAATTAGATTAGATCCTCCTATAAATCATGAAATTTTTGCATTTTACTGGATCATTTGCACATTTATTTCACTGCTGGGCTTATACGTGTATGTGCATTATTGCGTATATATGCGTAACATCACGTACGCGTAAACGTAGATATCTTGTTTGGAGTCAGCTGGGTAAATTAGGATAATTtgtcaattaattaatataagaaaataagttTTAAATTTGCGATTTCTAATTGAGAGTCTCatgtaaaagaaataaatagtaaaataacaaacgtaaggCGACATTTTGttacaatattaaaattaaaggtAAGCAATATGGCAGAAAAACTAAGAGTTTACAAAACATTGACGTTATTAGAAACATTAACTACTTTGCTCGAGTATGAAAGTAAATCCACATGTAAAAATTCttacatgcaagaaattccatttgttGGCCCTTTCCTTATATTTACCTTTAAATGATAAATGCCTATTACACGTGTTAACGACGAAGGAATTAGTATgacttttatattttaaattttattactgACCGCGCATCGCTTTGGCATAAACAAACATTGATAATATTCATTATGACAAAGTTTATTATTTAGCTACAACTTATTTAGCTATATCAAAGGATTTTTAGCATCTTTGTACATTTTACGTTTAACTAGACACAAATAACGATCAGTTACCCAGATTTATCACTATGTTTTATTTTGTATACAAGCACATCTAATTCAGTTAATTtgcatatataattaaaatgtttATGTTATGTTAATATTCGTATAACAATTTAtgtcatataattatataaatattaaatctcTGACATTTACAGATATATAAACACGTTGTTGAGAACATAGTAACGTAGAACgtagaacaaataaaatatcAGGGAAGAAATTGGCAAGTAAATGACACTTTaagagaaatttttaaatttaagttGTATTCCCCTCTTGAAACCGTGAAACTTTTACAATCCACACTGTTATCCTTGACACTGTTGTTATGAATTCCGACTTTCTGTCAGCATTGCAGTTCATCGGGCAGTCGCGTTGATACTGGCATGCACCTGGAAAAACACTCTTTTACGTAGGTGGGGTTACAAGTTCAAGATCGTTGATCCAAATGACGGAAACTTCCGGTTAGGACGATAAGCTAACAGTATTTTTAATTGGTCAGCTAATCGATTAAAAGAGTGGAACAGGGTGCACTATACATCGTTGAGATGAAAATCCGTATCTACGTTGATGTTGTTCGAGCGATTCACGATCTCTGTATCGTTTCCCTCTATTTCCGGAAGTCCACGTCGATATCATATGGATATCGGCGCGACACCTTGATGAAGCCAACTGTACTGCTGCGACTGCGAAACGTCGGAATGTTTTTCCTTTTGGACACGGCTCTTTCTTGGAAGCTTTGAACAACGTTAGACGAAGCAGTGTTAAATACGTATAATAAGACCAAATGTAACAGCGTGAATTGTGACAACCGAAGCCGTGAAAGCCTCGAGACGCTCACTCGATTATCTTTTGTATCCaacatttttctcgaaaatacGTCGCACATCGCAAATACGATCACCTATATGTAAGATATCAATTTATATATTTGCACTTAAAAGTAAAGGAACCTGTAAACACAATTGTCGGATATTGAcgttaaacaaatttatttcttcgatatttctaTTCGAAGCAGCAAAGCAAATCGAATGTATTACATAGTGCAGAAAAGAGTCGATGTCgcaataatatttacgaaaaaCAGATTTTAGTGATACATTTATGATCGCGTACATTCTCTTTTGCATACTTTTTCGTTTTTGTTTTTAGTTCTATTGTCGCTTCCAATTTGATCTTTATTGGCTGcagttataaaattgttttccCCTTGTTTTTTTAATGCTTTATATTCGCGAAAATCTTCTGAAATTCTACTTCCACATTTTTGTTTTAAACACGATCTAAAATTTGACGTGCACGCAGACAAACCTTCAATTTCGACACATTGCTGTGACTATACCGTTTATCGACAGCTTTTCTAGTACAATGTTACGTTTTTGTTTGAttcgttttggttgtgttgccgttaatttttgaatttagattaaatgGTAGCGTTGTCTGATGTTTAATGCGATTGGCAATTAAACTtcacgtttcggctaacctgctacgcgcaggagtactggcacgggagaggatcaaagttggtgaaaataaatgttcgcttaatcctgttatattattagacaaatattcttcacaacaaatgtttattctaattctaattgGGTATTGACAGAATTGTCGTTGAGATTTCGGATACTCgaagttacaatcgttcgcgatacgttttcactcttattaattacaagattttaatttaattgttttttttaataatttacaaactgacaaatacaaacacgtcgattaacaaaACTAACAAGAACTGGGAACTAAcgaaacaaagaactaaaagctaaagaactaaaggactaaAGAACTTAAGAACTGAGAGCAAaaactaagagctaaaggaactAAGAGCTGAAAAACTAAGGAACTAAAGAATTGAAAGGCAAAGGAACTGAGATATTGAGAGCTAAAGGAATTAAGAACTAATCGCTATGAACAAAGAAATTacttgccaagaattggggaactgatcgccaagaaccaaggaattaatcaccaagaactgaggaactaatcacacagaactgaggaattaactactctgAACTAAGGAATTATCTCTCTatcttctatgtcgctacgcttatttataattaggtctaccgtggaggggtcgtcatgtgacgggttattccgtgggggttgtgaggctcgaatttggtttctatacaaattgttagaTTTTATCTGAGTCTCAAATTGAAACGCTCATTCGCactattggtagttttagtctacgttacggagcgtgcgcagcgcgggacgtgacaacaATATCGTAAAATGTACCACTTGGTATGATGTTAATGCTGTgtctaataatttatttctaccTCGCACTCCTTTTTCCATCCTGTTTATGTTTTGCAAATCATCATTATCGAACTGTAGCACTTGTTAACAATATCTACCTTGATCAACAACGTTCTTCGCTATGTTGCTCGTGGAACACAAATCGAATAAAACTAAGAATAAGAAGCGTAATACAAACAGAATAAAACACTATAAAATGAGCATTGCTGTCGAAGTAATCGTTAGTGACGATGCATGTTATAAAAATGCTGTGACTTTGGAACGAAAGTTCCATATCGCTgtagttagaaaatattttcacaGTGAAGTCAAATAACAAATATCTAAATTCCAAACGAAGTAAGAAAtgatcaaataatttatttttcaaatatattgttacttaaacgaaatcatcgaaaATGACAGAGTAACTAAGAGAAGAGCAAATAAcgaatggaataaaaattttgtttgaataaaagtttatttcaataatgttcaatctgaaaagagtCTTTTTCGTCGAAACAAAAGGAATTATGGAATGATCAGTCCGTTTCTTCGCACGATTTTAGTTATCGGCACGACGAGTTTCTACTCGTGCGAGTACTAGGGCGTGCGATAGTTTGATCGAAAGCTTATGCCTCAAGGATTACgctaataatcgataataataaatcgaaaggcgtgcaaAGAGACTATCGGATCGGCTGCGTCCGTATACACTAATTTACTTTTCTTAATATATCGAAAACTATGAATCCGCAGCAATTCGGACCACCGCCATTCTAATCCTGGAAACACAAGCTTTCGACGAAAATATCACACGCCCTCCTACTCGTTGTCTCATTGACTAAAGCGGATCCCGCTTCTTCGAGCTTACCCCATTATACTGATATAGCGTGCGAACACAACTGTGTACTTTGCACAACTGTGCGAACAATAACCATTATACTTGGCAAACTATCATATTTACTTGTCTGGCAGGATGGACACTTATGAACAGCGAGCAGTACGTAGCGAACCCGTCAGCAAACAGTAGACGGTACTCGCTCAGGAGGTGGTATGTTAAAGAACTTATTAACGTTGTtgaatctttctttttatttttaaaagtgaGAATgcaggaaaaaaagaaggaaattccGGGTAATCTATTCTCGAGAGGGTGACTCCTCGCTGATCTTAACCACCTTGAAATATATTCTTCAAACCATTATTCTGAACAATTTCTCCCTGTACATGTTATTGCTCCTCGACCTTACTTTCAgagatatttacaaaaattccaTCACACTTCTACACTATTTAGGTGGACATATTTTTACGTAGTCTATTTATCGTTTTTTACCTTCACCGTTCCTTTATCGATCTCTTTTTTTACGTCGCCGTGCGAAGGGCCACTGACGTATATAGACACTCTTGTATTTTTTTACGATCGATTGTTTTTCGGTTGGTGTGACATGCAGCTAGCACCGAGGATCACGCGAGTGACAGCGGTAGATTGTCGCCAATGAGCGGAGCTCTTGTCGtataaaattaaggtaaaaataaggaacttgttaatttccgaaaaggagattaagttctttttattttttactcaatttatacaatttttcggttcgcgatgatacactttcgatacttggattagttaagaatttttttattagactgactggatgattttgaagggagcatttatattcttccattcgttggagtgggagaaggttttgtttatacttagtgtaaaattcggagaacggctggagtgatcgaatgccactcaggcggctgagaacgggtgctgaccggacggtcacacgcgataaggcgttcggaatttcggtttgttatatacagttgctcgaatttcgtctgtgacactcTCAACGTTAGATCTGCGTGCGTATACGCTTTACATTGGCTAAGGACAAGATAGACGTAATATTGAATGGAACTTTTTGTCTCAGGTTTTGAAATACCGACGTGGAAAAAAATCAGAATTTCGTCTTTGTTTGTTAAATTCTCGAAAAAAAAACTGTCGCCCTACTGACAATGAGAGCTGCTGGCAGCGATAGACTCCAACTTGGTTTAAACGAGTACGCACTATTACCGTTTTGGTTTATAAAGTATTCTCCATCTTCCAATTACCAAAAATGcaagaaaatatttcatacgaaAGTCGTTTTAATCGATATATAATATCGATTAAACGTattaatgtaattaattaatgtaatataatatttggaTATTTCAAAGAATCGATAGTTTTGGAGATTTCGATATCAACATAATTTTTCTAAATGGAAATGCacacttttattattattaatttattattccaaAACGAGCAATTAAGCTATGTGACGTTGCTATGCAAACATGCAACCCTcttattagaaataaaataaaaatctgcCAAATCGCAGTcgttcatttatatatatatatgtcggagatgtagggacatcgggcctttcttttggaattttgggaagatccccaatactttggtctaaactatttattatagctgtacttaaataatagaacttagaagtagttgttgtGATACGATCTGATTATGTTTTTCCAAGGTTtgtgacagtgggcttggggtcaaggtgacacaactggaacgtagccacggtcacgggatgaacgtttttacttaacagtagaagtaccaatattgagggacacacgctgtattaacaaacaagccCCGGAGCAGGAGCAATgacggctctacgcgggtctgctTAGTAACGGCGCCCGTAATTTTGTTGATAACCCCGGTCAATATGCAATTGACAAATGTGATcgtgtcagtcttttattcttgtgatcaccttggagagtttgcaCACAACGTCTGGTCAGTCAGTCAGAATGATATCGAgcgtcacagctaacgtcacTTTGTGTTTCAAATATATTCTATTGAACAAAGAGCTttccccgttgaccgtggatacgttattgaacctaagaacattgtctttacaTTAAGAGTGTCTAATTACCACGAGTAATTGTTAAACTCTGTTAAATCAACACttgtacatataattgtaaatataatctccacTGAACAACTacgatggcttgtcctaatgAAGATACGCAACGAGCTCCAAAGACTAACGTCAACCCGACAAACCCGACGTATATGTACATTAGATGACTGCTGATGACCGAAATTTGTATCGTATTTAATGTATGCATATTTAATCGCATGTATTTATAATTCGTTCCAAAAGAATCTGGCTCAACATCACGGATAGCTATTTCTTCTTGGATTTTAGAGGGACGTTTTTCATTCTCCTTGTTGCGACATACTTATAGCAAGAAACACAACGTAATTAAAAAGGGGTGATTGGATGCCAGTGGTCGTGAAAGAATAAAATACCGTTGACACTAGTAGGGCGTCAGTCGGATTATACAAGTGTATGCGTGAGTGTGTAATTTGATTCGTGATTATTAGATAAGAATTGAGGCATTCATTATTTTTCGGTTATACTAGTGCAAACTAATTTTGCGATAAATGGATTCGTGTGTTTAATATGACTCGTGAATATGTTAACAACTTATTCAATTATTCTTTCTGTTATTCACGTGTCATAACAGCGATCGAAAAGTCCCGTTGAAATCCGTGGATGTGTATGTAGATTTTCGATAAATAACAGagtattttatctttttaaagatcatggAAAACCGACTTTCCTTTCTTATTATTTTACCTGTTATACGTACGACATTAAAAGTCGTTTAATAGAGTCTTGTTCTATTCCATGCGAAAGTAGCTTCGGTAAGGTCATCGAAGGATGTTTTTAAAATTATGCTTCTTTTCCATTTATGTCATGACATATGGAAATTACaaatgattctttatttttcaatttcttccgAATCGCAGTACGAGATTTTTGAAAAGTTCCAAAACTGGCATTCGTTCGTAACATAGCGGTGGTACAACAATCGTTTTGTTCGAAACGAATGAAAGAATACTTTTGTCGGCTCGTTGTTGTATACGGCCCATCTCGGCATATCTCGTGTAGGAAATTCCTACTAGGAATGGATTTTTAAAGCTTAAAACAAACAGCGATATCAATATCATTTTATGGGGAATCGGCAATAATCATAGAAGTATAAAGAGAAAGACATAGGCTACATAGAGACCGTTTGTGTCCTTGTTTAATAACTCATGCACATTCGTACAATAAATATGTAACTGTAACACCGTTCAAAGAGCGGCGTCAGCGTGCATATCGGATTTTTAGAATAGAAAAGACTCACGCGGTAACGTAATCACTCGCGTACTTTATCTTTATATCTCTATCGGAAGTAGGCGAAAAGCGGAGAGGCGCTTGCCTGAATTATTTTTTACAGCAATCTCCAATTTGAACTTAATTGGCAAATGAATTGTACGTAAAAGTGTTAGATATTCGCGATTAAATGTCAAAGAATATAATaacttttttacatttttaaaaatgaatgataGCCATTTGTTTCCAAATAAGCAAGTGACGTACGATTCTGACAGAATTCATCTGTGATCCGTCCGTGAAAAATCAAAGAACGATTAAGTTATTCACAATTTTGTTAATCACTCAAAAgcgtaaattataattttttaatttttcacggAATCTTTctaaaagtacatacgtattgCAGTTGAAACTAGTAGCCCCAATGAAAACGACTCCTGACTTGACTCTGTTCGTTCCAAATATCTAATGGAGAGATATATAAGAAAAGTATAAGTAAAAGGTAAAAGGTAGAAAGTGCTTAGATAAAAGTTTCGAGGAGATTATTTAATGCAATTaattttcctgttaatcaagcGAAACAATCGATTAGTTGAAATCTGGAAGATGCGATGTAAAGTAAGTAAGAGCTTAAACTACATCATAGTAATTACGGTTccgtatatatattataatgttaattatattaataaattatgtaatatttaatatatttgaatacCAAATTGCAATCCCAAAAAATGCCGTGTTATGCGAATTCGTGTTGTACGAAACATAGTACTAGTGCAAGAGAGGAAGGGTTAGGTTCcaacaattaataaaaataaataaattattgattttcataactaagagatatatttttattaaaaagatcGATAACTAATTGAAAGTACTACATTCCACACGGTATTATTTATGTCAGTTATAAAAAAATGTGGTCGACTTTTTATCCGTAAAGCTTCGAGTTGCGAACTTCTCTATAGCGAAACAGTTTTCAGATGCACAGGATTAATACTCCACAAATTAATACCGAATTAAAGAATTCAATATTCTATAATTCTGTATGCAGATCGGAGACAATGCGTAGCTTTGCTCGAATGAAATATACCGAATGACGCAACCTGAGTGCCTGCATTAAAAAATTCTCATTGCCTTCTTGTACGGGGATTTCCCCAATTCTCAGAACGTGTTAGAGCAAATTCGTGTTGTATGTAAGAGTACCGTGTTATACGGCGGAtatctataataaaatatacattatatttagAAGAAACACAATCAAAAGTTAGAAA harbors:
- the LOC117165084 gene encoding endocuticle structural glycoprotein SgAbd-2, with protein sequence MGRENLLARLHINAGSRYLYTILQIRSCSKRRHTATIIMQRILLAFALFGCALGQYGAFRGFPNQNAYRPTPRPAYQPTVQPQYTPQYSPGRFIAIRSQQKDTYPDGTYTFSYDTENGISVAESGRPQGTSQGQNEVVQGRYSYSAPDGTPITVEYTADENGFHPQGAHLPTPPPIPEAIRRALAANPPGPDDSDYRQPYNPNLYRRY